A genomic segment from Chanos chanos chromosome 2, fChaCha1.1, whole genome shotgun sequence encodes:
- the fbxl14a gene encoding F-box/LRR-repeat protein 14a has translation MEAHISNLFPEILAMIFSYLDLRGKGRVAQVCKAWRDASYHKSVWRGVEAKLHLRRANPSLFPSLQTRGIRKVQILSLRRSLSYVIQGMPNIESLNLSGCYNLTDNGLGHAFVQDIPSLQILNLSLCKQITDSSLGRIAQYLKNLELLELGGCSNITNTGLLLIAWGLHRLKSLNLRSCRHVSDVGIGHLAGMTRSAAEGCLNLEHLTLQDCQKLTDLSLKHISKGLNKLKVLNLSFCGGISDAGMIHLSYMTQLWTLNLRSCDNIGDTGIMHLAMGSLRLFGLDVSFCDKIGDQSLAYISQGLFQLKSLSLCSCHVSDDGINRMVRQMHELKTLNIGQCVRITDKGLELIADHLTQLTGIDLYGCTKITKRGLERITQLPCLKVLNLGLWQMTEGERVR, from the coding sequence ATGGAGGCTCATATATCAAACCTATTCCCGGAAATTTTAGCCATGATTTTTAGCTACTTGGACCTAAGAGGCAAGGGAAGAGTTGCACAGGTATGTAAAGCTTGGAGGGACGCTTCGTACCATAAATCTGTATGGAGGGGAGTCGAAGCAAAACTGCATTTGAGGAGAGCCAACCCATCGCTGTTCCCAAGTCTACAGACCCGGGGAATAAGGAAGGTCCAGATACTTAGCCTGAGACGCAGTCTTAGTTATGTGATTCAAGGCATGCCAAACATTGAAAGCTTGAATCTCAGTGGCTGCTACAATCTAACGGACAATGGCCTTGGACATGCCTTCGTACAGGATATTCCCTCTTTACAGATCCTGAACCTCAGTCTGTGTAAGCAGATCACAGATTCTAGTCTTGGTAGAATTGCCCAGTATCTGAAAAACCTGGAGCTCCTGGAACTGGGTGGATGCAGTAATATCACTAACACTGGGTTACTGCTCATTGCCTGGGGATTGCATAGACTGAAGAGCCTTAACCTGCGTAGCTGTCGGCACGTGTCTGATGTGGGCATTGGCCACCTGGCTGGCATGACGCGCAGTGCTGCAGAGGGTTGTCTAAATTTGGAACATCTGACTCTCCAGGACTGTCAGAAATTAACAGACCTGTCTCTGAAGCACATCTCCAAGGGCCTGAATAAACTGAAAGTCCTTAATCTTAGTTTCTGCGGTGGGATTTCTGACGCAGGCATGATTCATCTGTCATACATGACGCAGCTGTGGACTCTGAACCTGCGCTCCTGTGATAACATTGGTGATACCGGCATCATGCATCTGGCCATGGGCTCCCTCAGGCTGTTTGGACTGGacgtgtcattttgtgataaaaTAGGAGACCAGAGCTTGGCCTACATCTCGCAGGGACTTTTCCAGCTCAAATCTTTGTCCCTCTGCTCATGCCACGTTAGCGATGATGGAATCAACAGGATGGTGCGTCAAATGCACGAGCTGAAGACACTGAACATCGGACAGTGCGTGCGCATCACTGATAAAGGGTTGGAGCTCATTGCTGACCATTTGACTCAGCTAACTGGAATAGATTTGTATGGGTGTACCAAAATCACCAAAAGGGGCCTGGAGAGGATAACACAGCTGCCCTGTCTCAAAGTGTTAAACCTGGGACTTTGGCAAATGACGGAGGGTGAACGAGTCAGGTGA
- the chrm2b gene encoding muscarinic acetylcholine receptor M2, whose translation MDSFNVTSTQSSAQGNDTSLTPESPFTAVEAVLTVVGLGFLSLITISGNVLVMVSIMVNRNLQTINNYFLFSLACADLIIGVFSMNLYTVYTVIGHWPLGPILCDLWLALDYVVSNASVMNLLIISFDRYFCVTRPLSYPINRSTKTAGMMIAAAWILSFVLWAPAILFWQFIEGKRTVSDKECKIQFFTNPAVTCGTAIAAFYLPVVTMTILYWQISKASRNRLLRRETHRLSGLCQEERDQACVAPEDQRVRRTSQRAEAMTQGQQSGLNSTTGEERHSDNDSTSASALASSSNKEEDMCSLRTNGDIKNTTHQSQGEARVRWPKLNSIVTVTQKGDIYKPCHSGQDAVRQSKRQQNRTSLVLSRRWNGSSSRERKVTRTIMAILLAFVITWTPYNVMVVINTFCSDCIPDGLWTMGYWLCYINSTVNPACYALCNRTFQNTLSHLLLCQYRKIRTAR comes from the exons ATGGACAGTTTCAACGTTACCTCCACCCAAAGCTCTGCCCAGGGCAATGACACCAGTTTAACCCCAGAAAGCCCTTTCACTGCTGTGGAGGCAGTGCTCACAGTGGTTGGGTTGGGCTTCTTGAGCTTGATCACTATAAGTGGCAATGTTCTAGTCATGGTCTCTATCATGGTTAACAGGAACCTCCAGACCATCAACAACTACTTCCTCTTCAGCCTGGCATGTGCAGACCTTATTATTGGTGTGTTCTCCATGAAcctctacacagtctacactgtGATTGGCCACTGGCCATTAGGGCCCATCCTATGTGACCTGTGGTTGGCTCTTGATTATGTGGTGAGCAACGCCTCTGTCATGAACCTCCTCATCATCAGCTTTGACCGTTACTTCTGTGTGACCAGGCCGCTCAGTTACCCCATCAACCGCAGCACCAAGACGGCAGGGATGATGATTGCGGCCGCCTGGATCCTGTCCTTTGTCCTGTGGGCTCCTGCaattttattttggcagttcaTTGAGGGAAAGAGGACAGTGTCAGATAAAGAGTGTAAGATACAATTTTTTACTAACCCGGCGGTCACCTGCGGTACAGCAATCGCAGCCTTCTACCTCCCTGTGGTTACTATGACGATATTATACTGGCAGATCTCCAAAGCCAGTCGGAATCGCCTGCTGAGGAGAGAAACCCACAGGTTATCAGGGCTGtgtcaggaggagagagaccagGCTTGTGTGGCCCCTGAGGACCAGAGGGTCAGGAGGACCAGCCAGAGAGCAGAGGCCATGACCCAAGGACAGCAGAGTGGCTTAAACTCCACGACAG GGGAGGAGCGACACAGCGACAATGACTCCACATCGGCAAGTGCTCTGGCTTCATCCAGTAACAAGGAGGAAGACATGTGCTCTCTCAGGACAAATGGTGACAtcaaaaacaccacacatcagTCCCAAGGTGAGGCCAGAGTTCGCTGGCCCAAACTCAACAGCATCGTGACTGTGACCCAAAAGGGGGACATCTACAAACCATGTCACTCAGGGCAGGATGCTGTCAGGCAATCAAAGAGGCAGCAGAACCGTACGAGTTTGGTCCTATCCAGAAGGTGGAATGGCAGCTCCTCTCGAGAAAGAAAAGTCACAAGGACCATCATGGCGATCTTGCTGGCTTTTGTCATCACCTGGACCCCTTACAATGTTATGGTGGTGATAAACACCTTCTGCTCAGATTGCATCCCAGACGGCCTGTGGACCATGGGCTACTGGCTCTGCTACATTAACAGTACAGTCAACCCCGCCTGCTATGCCCTGTGCAACCGCACCTTCCAGAACACGCTCTCACATCTCTTACTGTGTCAGTACAGAAAGATTCGCACAGCTCGATGA
- the prr5a gene encoding proline-rich protein 5a produces MLEDLYGAHILPPTPRSATFSFSRLAALPRCLPMDGSSHPIRRTLYRLKLVSSPNLSQLGKTEKASLEERGTGPNATWNSIQNAVIAVFQKKGLADNELYVLNEGVRQLLKTELGSFFTEYLQNQLLTKGMVILRDKIRFYEGQKLLDSLAETWDFFFCDVLSMLQAIFHPVQGKEPSVRQLALLHFRNTITLNVKLEEALSRPRARVPPPIIQMLLVLQGVHESKGVSEEYLRLESLIQKVVSPYLGTQGLCSDDCQAPHCSCVLEKHLQWCWSKPGDLPVPNPVVRSKSYNIPMLTPVAEYDSEATAVGGVGIRRHSACEVTSCLEQQGYPALSVGMETSSTPRLSLDHDLPLSEAMRGASGQPSLLTPTIFVHSSAGPLNPAQPQSSPSDRDKTLSSPPSCSSSPETIVMQGMDSLESDHDGIFIDFSHCQSDSFGTSRKMS; encoded by the exons ATGCTGGAGGACTTGTATGGAGCACATATTTTGCCGCCCACCCCAAGATCAGCAACATTTAGTTTTTCCCGTCTTGCAGCCCTACCACGTTGCCTGCCCATGGATGGGAGCAGTCATCCTATCCGCAG GACTCTGTACCGTCTGAAGTTGGTGAGTTCTCCCAACCTGAGTCAGCTTGGCAAGACTGAGAAAGCCTCATtggaggagagaggaacagggcCAAATGCAACCTGGAACAG tattcAAAATGCTGTCATTGCTGTATTCCAGAAGAAAGGACTGGCTGACAATGAGCTTTATGTCCTGAATGAGGGTGTAAG GCAACTGCTGAAAACAGAACTAGGCTCCTTCTTCACGGAGTACCTtcag AACCAGTTGCTGACTAAAGGCATGGTCATTTTGAGAGATAAAATAAGATTCTATGAAG GTCAGAAACTGCTGGACTCCCTGGCCGAGacctgggatttttttttctgtgatgttctgtCCATGCTCCAGGCCATTTTCCACCCAGTCCAG GGCAAAGAGCCTTCCGTGCGCCAGCTGGCCCTGCTGCATTTCCGCAACACTATCACCCTCAACGTGAAGCTGGAGGAGGCTCTTTCCAGACCACGTGCCCGAGTGCCCCCTCCCATCATCCAGATGCTGTTGGTTCTACAG GGCGTCCATGAGTCCAAAGGTGTGAGTGAGGAGTACCTGAGACTGGAGTCTCTCATCCAGAAGGTGGTGTCTCCATACTTGGGCACTCAGGGACTTTGTTCTGATGACTGCCAAGCCCCCCATTGCTCATGTGTTCTCG AGAAACATTTGCAGTGGTGCTGGTCCAAACCGGGTGACCTGCCTGTTCCTAATCCAGTGGTGCGTTCTAAGAGCTATAACATACCCATGCTCACACCTGTTGCTGAATATGACTCAGAGGCTACTGCAGTTGGCGGCGTGGGCATCCGACGCCACTCTGCCTGTGAGGTCACTTCTTGTCTGGAGCAGCAAGGCTACCCTGCCTTGTCAGTTGGCATGGAGACCAGCTCTACCCCCAGGCTTTCACTGGATCACGACCTGCCCTTGTCAGAGGCAATGCGGGGGGCCTCTGGGCAGCCCAGTCTTCTCACCCCCACCATCTTTGTTCACAGCTCTGCAGGGCCCCTCAACCCTGCACAGCCCCAGTCCTCTCCTtctgacagagacaaaactCTGTCCTCTCCCCCCAGCTGCTCCTCCAGCCCAGAAACTATCGTCATGCAGGGGATGGACTCCTTGGAGTCGGATCATGATGGAATCTTTATTGACTTTTCACACTGCCAGTCCGACTCTTTTGGAACCAGCCGGAAGATGAGCTGA